A region from the Pontixanthobacter aestiaquae genome encodes:
- a CDS encoding type IV secretion system protein VirB3, with protein sequence MTELVRHPVHRSLTRPQMFAGVTMNFFIINFLVTGELFLIFKSLWILPLPFILHAIGYFACLREPRVFDLWITKVSKCPRVKNWKRWGCNSYAA encoded by the coding sequence ATGACCGAACTCGTTCGCCATCCTGTCCATCGCTCGCTGACCCGGCCGCAAATGTTTGCCGGTGTGACGATGAACTTCTTCATCATCAATTTTCTGGTGACCGGCGAATTATTCCTGATTTTCAAAAGCCTGTGGATTTTGCCGTTGCCCTTTATTCTCCATGCCATCGGCTATTTTGCCTGTCTGCGGGAGCCCCGAGTGTTTGACCTTTGGATCACCAAAGTCAGCAAATGCCCGCGGGTGAAAAACTGGAAGCGGTGGGGCTGCAACAGCTACGCCGCGTGA
- a CDS encoding TrbC/VirB2 family protein yields MAAIVAFSPTAALAQQAADPQGSGPIVNALAWLQGTLLGNVATAIAVMAVAAIGFMMLTGRMNWRFGATVIIGLFILFGASTIVAGIQGAAG; encoded by the coding sequence ATGGCAGCAATTGTGGCATTCTCGCCGACCGCAGCATTGGCGCAGCAGGCGGCCGATCCGCAAGGCTCGGGCCCGATCGTTAATGCGCTCGCATGGTTGCAGGGTACTTTGCTTGGTAATGTGGCGACCGCAATCGCGGTCATGGCCGTCGCAGCTATCGGCTTCATGATGCTGACCGGCCGGATGAACTGGCGATTTGGTGCGACGGTAATCATCGGGCTGTTCATCCTGTTCGGCGCGAGCACCATTGTAGCCGGTATTCAGGGAGCTGCAGGCTAA
- a CDS encoding lytic transglycosylase domain-containing protein: MMILGTLGRGTLVMCLVLTSAPALADVMQIEADGARWIAGGPTAVPVTEIAPQSGDPVQLSADFAVPNEAIADAARQAGLIPAHYVAKVQELSGRFDLSPALIEALVWQESRWRANAVSPKGARGLAQLMPGTARELGVNPNDPFANLEGGARYLREQLDRFDGNLEKALAAYNAGPGRVIKAGGVPRIRETQEYVAAIMGRLSNHSRSSI, from the coding sequence ATGATGATTCTTGGCACTTTGGGCCGCGGCACTCTTGTGATGTGCTTGGTCCTGACATCCGCGCCTGCATTGGCCGATGTTATGCAAATTGAAGCGGATGGAGCGCGCTGGATTGCTGGCGGTCCTACCGCTGTGCCTGTTACAGAGATTGCCCCGCAATCCGGTGATCCGGTTCAGCTATCCGCCGACTTCGCGGTTCCCAATGAAGCAATCGCAGATGCTGCGCGACAGGCAGGGCTGATCCCGGCGCATTACGTTGCGAAAGTGCAAGAGCTTTCAGGCCGCTTCGATCTCAGTCCTGCGCTCATCGAAGCGCTGGTCTGGCAAGAAAGCCGTTGGCGAGCCAACGCCGTGTCGCCGAAGGGCGCGCGCGGCCTGGCTCAATTGATGCCGGGCACAGCCAGAGAACTGGGCGTTAATCCCAACGATCCCTTTGCCAATCTGGAAGGCGGGGCGCGGTACCTCCGCGAACAGCTCGATCGGTTCGATGGTAATCTCGAAAAAGCGCTCGCCGCTTATAATGCCGGACCAGGCCGTGTGATCAAGGCAGGCGGTGTCCCGCGCATCCGCGAGACTCAAGAATATGTAGCTGCTATTATGGGCAGATTGTCCAACCATTCCCGGAGTTCAATTTAG
- a CDS encoding TonB-dependent receptor domain-containing protein codes for MTTSKQLAGLLLLSTALTFPGAAFAQDSGPSDTAQEEAQDPAEAQEPEEQFEDPDISIPGGDIIVTGRRNRDVTRSSAQVVSVLSAEEIARTGEGDIAGALGRVTGLSVVGNGNVFVRGLGDRYSLALLNGLLLPSPQPLSRVVPLDIFPTNVIASSLVQKTYSANFPGEFGGGVINLTTRAVPEESFFKISAGISGDTETTFGNGLDYYGSDYDYFGFDDGTRDVPPALQAFFDSGLRIADQAVDQGEIVKQLGNPNLILAQKIDNVRPNFSGGFTAGTAFDIGSDGRFGIIGTASVSNKLRTKVVTSQNPRTLDLQLDRDSQNFITDNRILSNAMLGFGLEIGEHKFRWTNLFIRDTLKQTGLGFGELIIDGDSLITQNTGWYERQLLDTQLVAELEFGDLSVDLRGGYAQTQREAPYEYEFVYVRTNQANQDTGDIFINVLDRQRGSASVAFSELKEDLYYGGIDVSYPVTDWLSLTAGYAYTDTSRFSERRQFLIDGDNIPPGVGALRPDLLLGDAVIDFYNIGLIEPTQTDPAFQAELEIQAGYVKANITPAFGLNFDLGVRYEDAKQTVGTVQRFDVPFVSLASTALNNDYFLPGATVTWEIIDDLQARASISKTIARPQFRELIFQPYTDPDNQRQYIGNPALTDTELLNAEARMEYYFGRGNRVSVAGFYKDLDSPIEPYVSIGADTSFTTRFANAPGATLYGGEVEAQFTKGLYDWGGWFENKQVVLVTNYTYTQSELNVAAGDTTRIFTAGVGALENDATLFFNDGDPLTGQSDHLVNLQLSLEDEEILQQFTILANFASERVTRRGTAGLPDIVEDPGFSLDFVARQGVEIFKIPLEMKFEARNIFGRDNFEFLSNGTERIEIDSFEVGQSFSFSISAEF; via the coding sequence ATGACCACTAGCAAGCAGTTGGCGGGGCTGCTCCTGCTCTCCACCGCGCTCACATTCCCGGGCGCCGCCTTTGCGCAAGACTCCGGACCATCCGACACCGCGCAGGAAGAGGCGCAGGATCCGGCAGAGGCGCAAGAACCCGAAGAGCAGTTCGAAGATCCCGACATCTCCATCCCGGGCGGTGATATCATCGTTACGGGCCGCCGCAATCGCGACGTGACCCGCTCATCCGCGCAAGTCGTATCGGTACTGTCTGCCGAAGAAATCGCCCGAACCGGCGAAGGCGACATTGCGGGCGCGCTAGGCCGCGTGACCGGATTGTCGGTTGTCGGAAACGGTAATGTCTTTGTGCGCGGTCTGGGTGACCGCTATTCACTGGCGCTGCTCAACGGCCTGCTGCTGCCTTCCCCGCAGCCGCTCAGCCGGGTGGTCCCGCTCGACATTTTCCCGACCAATGTGATTGCCTCCTCGCTGGTCCAAAAGACCTATTCGGCCAACTTCCCCGGTGAATTCGGCGGCGGCGTTATTAATTTGACCACCCGGGCGGTACCCGAAGAGAGCTTCTTCAAGATCAGCGCCGGCATCAGCGGCGACACCGAAACCACATTCGGAAACGGCCTCGACTATTACGGCTCGGACTACGATTATTTCGGTTTCGACGACGGCACTCGCGACGTGCCCCCTGCACTCCAAGCGTTTTTCGATAGCGGTCTGCGCATCGCCGACCAAGCCGTCGATCAGGGCGAAATCGTCAAGCAATTGGGCAATCCCAACCTGATCCTTGCGCAGAAAATCGATAACGTTCGTCCGAATTTCTCGGGCGGGTTCACTGCCGGCACGGCTTTCGATATCGGCAGCGATGGTCGTTTCGGCATCATCGGCACTGCATCGGTCAGCAACAAGCTGCGCACCAAAGTCGTCACGTCGCAGAACCCGCGTACGCTCGACCTACAACTCGACCGGGACTCGCAGAACTTCATCACCGACAACCGGATACTGAGCAACGCGATGCTCGGGTTCGGCCTCGAGATCGGCGAGCATAAGTTCCGGTGGACGAACCTGTTTATCCGCGACACGCTAAAACAAACCGGGCTCGGCTTTGGCGAATTGATAATCGATGGCGACAGCCTGATCACGCAAAATACCGGTTGGTACGAGCGGCAATTGCTCGATACGCAATTGGTCGCAGAGCTGGAGTTCGGCGATCTTTCGGTCGATTTACGGGGAGGCTATGCCCAGACCCAGCGCGAGGCGCCCTACGAGTACGAATTCGTCTATGTGCGCACCAACCAGGCCAACCAGGACACGGGTGACATCTTCATCAACGTACTGGACCGCCAGCGCGGCAGTGCCTCGGTTGCATTTTCCGAGCTGAAAGAAGACCTCTATTACGGCGGTATCGACGTCAGCTATCCGGTTACCGACTGGCTATCGCTTACCGCCGGCTATGCCTATACCGACACCAGCCGCTTTTCGGAGAGGCGGCAATTCCTTATCGACGGCGACAACATTCCGCCCGGCGTCGGCGCCTTGCGGCCCGATCTTCTGCTCGGCGATGCGGTCATAGATTTCTACAATATCGGCCTGATCGAACCGACCCAAACCGATCCGGCATTTCAAGCCGAACTGGAAATTCAGGCGGGCTACGTCAAAGCCAATATCACACCGGCCTTCGGCCTGAATTTCGATCTTGGTGTGCGGTATGAAGATGCCAAGCAAACAGTCGGAACGGTCCAGCGCTTCGACGTCCCGTTCGTCTCGCTTGCAAGCACCGCTTTGAACAATGACTATTTCCTGCCGGGCGCAACGGTCACATGGGAAATTATCGACGATTTGCAGGCCCGCGCGAGTATTTCGAAGACGATCGCCCGTCCGCAATTCCGCGAGCTGATCTTCCAGCCCTACACCGATCCAGACAACCAACGTCAGTATATCGGCAATCCCGCATTGACAGACACCGAGCTGCTCAATGCGGAAGCGCGGATGGAATATTATTTCGGGCGCGGGAACCGAGTTTCGGTCGCTGGCTTCTACAAGGATCTGGACAGCCCGATTGAACCCTATGTTTCGATCGGTGCGGACACCAGCTTCACCACGCGCTTTGCCAATGCGCCGGGCGCAACGCTGTATGGTGGAGAGGTGGAAGCCCAGTTCACCAAAGGCCTGTATGATTGGGGCGGCTGGTTCGAGAACAAGCAAGTCGTTCTGGTCACAAACTACACCTATACCCAGTCGGAATTGAATGTTGCCGCCGGTGATACCACGCGCATCTTTACCGCTGGCGTCGGCGCGCTCGAGAACGATGCGACTTTGTTCTTTAACGATGGCGATCCTTTGACTGGCCAGTCAGACCACTTGGTCAATCTGCAGCTAAGTCTGGAGGATGAGGAAATCCTCCAGCAGTTCACCATCCTCGCCAATTTCGCGAGCGAGCGGGTGACGCGGCGCGGTACGGCCGGCCTGCCTGACATTGTCGAAGACCCGGGTTTCAGCCTGGACTTCGTAGCGCGGCAAGGCGTCGAGATCTTCAAGATCCCGCTGGAAATGAAGTTCGAGGCACGTAACATCTTCGGCCGCGACAATTTCGAATTTCTATCGAACGGAACCGAGCGGATCGAGATCGACAGCTTCGAAGTCGGGCAAAGCTTCAGCTTCTCGATCTCTGCTGAATTCTAG
- a CDS encoding response regulator transcription factor: MDTINIFLTSELGERLDSFEHDSARFEFSRLGAEGPARLVDGRAWVFVDWVMDDLAGLEMCRRLRADSRISEAHITMVLERDDIEDRRRSLSAGADDYIVGPLDRTMILDRVLALMSKTKRHSTSRYELGDLAIDMAALKATWQDQSIDLRPNEFRLLRFFAENPDQLLSRADLIAGLGKQEPPIDERTVDVWIGRLRRALKAAGAGNPLRTVRSMGYVFDS; encoded by the coding sequence ATGGACACGATCAATATATTTCTGACATCGGAGCTGGGCGAGAGGCTCGACAGTTTCGAGCATGACTCCGCCCGTTTCGAGTTTTCGCGGTTGGGCGCAGAAGGTCCTGCACGGCTCGTCGACGGACGGGCGTGGGTGTTTGTGGACTGGGTGATGGACGATTTGGCGGGGCTGGAGATGTGCCGCCGGCTGCGGGCGGATTCGCGTATCAGCGAAGCGCATATCACCATGGTGCTGGAGCGTGATGATATTGAGGATCGCCGCCGCTCGCTCAGCGCTGGCGCGGATGATTATATCGTCGGCCCGCTCGACCGGACGATGATCCTTGATCGCGTGTTGGCGCTCATGTCCAAGACCAAACGGCACAGCACATCGCGTTATGAGCTGGGCGATTTGGCGATTGATATGGCCGCGCTGAAAGCGACGTGGCAGGATCAGTCTATCGATCTGCGCCCGAATGAATTTCGTCTGCTGCGTTTCTTTGCCGAGAATCCCGACCAGTTGCTGTCGCGTGCCGATCTGATTGCGGGTTTGGGCAAGCAAGAGCCGCCGATTGACGAGCGGACAGTCGATGTCTGGATCGGCCGCTTGCGCCGCGCGCTCAAAGCTGCAGGTGCGGGCAATCCGCTGCGGACTGTCCGATCAATGGGCTACGTGTTCGATAGTTGA
- a CDS encoding flavin reductase family protein, translated as MTKTDQTGGAPVELATRLRQAMRRLPGPVSIVATHDKETDKPAGMAASAVIPVAMDPPSMLIAVNRGSRCHSAIEGQGRFCINLLGTDQTALVEPFSNFAKRDERFGMAEWEYADSIPYLPAAMANLFCEVRTTLIHGTHELFVGNVYDVRSRDDDGLDPLGWMEGSFARFGLID; from the coding sequence ATGACCAAGACAGACCAAACTGGCGGTGCTCCAGTGGAGTTAGCGACCCGATTGCGGCAGGCCATGCGGCGCTTGCCCGGACCTGTTTCCATCGTGGCGACGCATGACAAGGAGACTGATAAGCCAGCGGGCATGGCGGCATCTGCGGTCATTCCGGTCGCGATGGACCCCCCATCAATGTTGATTGCGGTCAATCGTGGGTCGCGCTGCCATTCAGCGATTGAAGGGCAGGGCCGATTTTGCATCAATCTGCTGGGTACCGACCAGACCGCTTTGGTTGAGCCTTTTTCCAATTTTGCCAAGCGTGATGAACGTTTCGGCATGGCGGAATGGGAATATGCAGACTCGATTCCGTATCTGCCAGCCGCCATGGCGAATTTGTTCTGCGAAGTCCGGACAACGCTGATCCACGGCACGCATGAATTGTTCGTTGGCAATGTCTATGATGTGCGCAGCCGCGACGATGACGGCCTTGATCCACTCGGCTGGATGGAAGGCAGTTTCGCACGGTTCGGATTGATCGATTAA
- the ribB gene encoding 3,4-dihydroxy-2-butanone-4-phosphate synthase: protein MTDQTTQTVQQKIREVVDSGKMSRAGIARAAGLHANSLRDCTEESWNPTADTLGKLATFLEANDDRPVLASIEEIIDEARNGRMFILVDDEDRENEGDLVIPAQMATPSAINFMATHGKGLICLSLDRKRVEHLGLEPMTRNNQESMQTAFTVSIEAKEGVTTGISAADRARTVSVAIDAGKGPDDIVAPGHVFPLVARDGGVLVRAGHTEAAVDISRLAGLNPSGVICEIMNEDGTMSRLDDLVSFARKHNLKMGTIRDLIAYRLRNDHLVEQVSESQLQSDYGGDWRAMTYRSKVSGATHVVLQKGNVSPEQPTLVRMHAISIFDDVLGQSGPKKRQLQRSMAAIGERGSGMIVLIMPDRPEKLQAEIGRHPPGEGELRDYGIGAQILVDRGVTEMVLLSDSERTVVGLEGYGLSVVGREPIPS, encoded by the coding sequence ATGACAGATCAAACAACGCAAACCGTCCAGCAGAAAATTCGCGAAGTCGTGGACTCGGGCAAGATGTCGCGCGCAGGTATCGCGCGCGCCGCCGGTCTCCACGCCAATTCCTTGCGCGATTGCACAGAGGAAAGCTGGAATCCGACTGCCGACACGCTCGGCAAACTCGCGACTTTTTTGGAAGCCAATGACGACCGCCCTGTTCTCGCCAGCATCGAGGAAATCATCGACGAAGCGCGCAACGGTCGGATGTTCATTCTGGTCGATGACGAAGACCGCGAGAATGAAGGCGATCTGGTGATCCCAGCGCAAATGGCGACGCCCTCGGCGATCAATTTTATGGCCACGCATGGCAAAGGCCTGATATGTCTGTCGCTCGACCGCAAACGGGTCGAGCATCTCGGTCTCGAGCCGATGACGCGTAACAATCAGGAATCAATGCAGACGGCCTTCACCGTGTCGATCGAGGCCAAGGAAGGTGTGACTACCGGCATTTCCGCCGCAGACCGCGCACGGACCGTTTCGGTCGCTATCGACGCAGGAAAAGGGCCTGACGATATTGTCGCGCCCGGCCATGTGTTCCCTCTGGTCGCGCGCGATGGCGGGGTGCTGGTTCGTGCAGGGCACACTGAGGCAGCAGTCGATATTTCGCGTCTGGCCGGTCTCAATCCTTCGGGCGTGATCTGCGAGATCATGAATGAGGATGGTACCATGTCGCGGCTTGATGATCTGGTGTCTTTCGCGCGCAAGCATAACCTCAAAATGGGCACGATCCGCGATCTGATCGCGTACCGGCTGCGCAACGATCATCTGGTCGAGCAGGTGAGCGAGAGCCAGCTTCAATCCGACTATGGCGGAGACTGGCGCGCGATGACCTATCGCAGCAAAGTATCCGGCGCGACCCATGTCGTACTGCAGAAAGGCAATGTCTCGCCGGAACAGCCGACACTTGTGCGGATGCATGCCATTTCGATATTCGACGACGTGCTCGGCCAGTCCGGCCCGAAAAAGCGCCAGCTTCAGCGATCGATGGCGGCCATCGGCGAAAGAGGCTCCGGTATGATCGTGCTGATTATGCCCGACCGGCCCGAGAAGCTTCAGGCCGAAATCGGCCGCCACCCGCCCGGTGAAGGCGAGCTGCGCGATTACGGTATCGGCGCGCAAATTCTGGTGGATCGCGGCGTGACGGAAATGGTCCTGCTATCCGATAGCGAGCGGACGGTTGTAGGCCTCGAAGGCTACGGCCTCAGCGTGGTTGGTCGGGAACCGATCCCCTCCTAA
- a CDS encoding FadR/GntR family transcriptional regulator: MNDLGQTDMKERAADGGTFRVPKTAELVANSIRRRIIQGELSEGDTLPPEGQLIEQFGISRPSLREAFRILETERLITVKRGSRSGAVVSLPKVESVSRYASYYLQASGVKVSDIYEARLALEPHVVRKLAAKPTAAAVGRLREEAARLAGFYESDQERDYMMASARFHSVLMEVGGNATLHFLTRVLEDVIAQYQKRFVTTASEEADRKRGREKGVKSIGKLIDLIEAGDVEAAEKHWLLHLTNTNKVWGSDKTLREVLAG; the protein is encoded by the coding sequence ATGAACGATCTCGGGCAGACTGACATGAAGGAGCGCGCCGCTGATGGCGGGACCTTTCGCGTGCCCAAGACCGCCGAACTGGTAGCCAATTCAATCCGCCGCCGGATTATTCAGGGCGAGCTGTCCGAAGGCGATACGCTGCCGCCGGAAGGGCAATTGATCGAACAATTCGGTATCTCGCGGCCCAGCCTGCGGGAGGCTTTCCGGATACTCGAAACCGAGCGGCTGATCACCGTGAAACGCGGGTCACGGTCAGGCGCGGTTGTCAGCCTGCCCAAGGTCGAAAGCGTGTCGCGCTATGCCAGCTATTATCTGCAGGCGAGCGGGGTAAAAGTCAGCGATATTTACGAGGCACGGCTGGCGCTGGAACCGCATGTGGTGCGCAAGCTGGCAGCGAAGCCGACCGCAGCTGCGGTAGGGCGCTTGCGCGAAGAAGCCGCGCGGCTGGCGGGCTTCTATGAGAGCGATCAGGAGCGCGATTATATGATGGCGTCTGCGCGATTTCACAGTGTGCTGATGGAAGTGGGCGGCAATGCGACTCTGCACTTCCTGACGCGGGTTCTGGAAGACGTGATCGCGCAATATCAGAAGCGCTTCGTTACCACTGCGTCCGAAGAGGCGGACCGCAAGCGGGGGCGTGAAAAGGGCGTCAAATCCATCGGCAAGCTGATCGATCTGATCGAGGCGGGCGATGTCGAAGCGGCCGAGAAGCACTGGCTGCTTCACCTGACCAACACCAACAAAGTGTGGGGCAGCGACAAGACCCTGCGTGAGGTGCTTGCAGGTTAG
- a CDS encoding acyl-CoA dehydrogenase family protein translates to MPAINVAQPEFMEDEEISIFADAVGKFYDQHAPEKRVLEWRAAGQVEREFWNEAGSAGLLGVSVPEEYGGHGGDFRHDMVVIDQQAHHGVEGFAASLHNTIILPYLVRHGTEEQKKKYLPKLVTGDLVSAIAMTEPGVGSDLQSITTTALKDGNGYRINGAKTYISNGQTADFIIVVAKTDPNERAKGISLMLLETEGAEGFQRGKKLDKIGLDASDTSELFFDDVFVPAENVLGGEEGKGFYQLMGELPQERLIIAMQSMTGIEKALEVTLEFVKERKAFGQTIWDFQNTQFVLADLAARGTAARVFVNHCIAQHLEGKLDVPTACMAKHMVTELQGEVVDKCLQFHGGAGYINDYPIARMFRDSRITRIFGGSNEVMKMVIARSL, encoded by the coding sequence ATGCCAGCGATCAATGTTGCCCAGCCAGAGTTCATGGAAGACGAGGAGATTTCGATCTTCGCCGATGCGGTTGGCAAATTTTACGATCAACATGCTCCTGAAAAGCGCGTGCTGGAATGGCGCGCTGCGGGACAGGTGGAACGCGAGTTCTGGAACGAAGCCGGCAGCGCAGGTCTGCTCGGCGTGTCCGTGCCCGAAGAATATGGCGGCCATGGCGGTGATTTCCGTCATGATATGGTGGTGATCGACCAGCAGGCGCATCACGGTGTCGAAGGATTTGCCGCCAGCCTGCACAACACGATCATTCTACCCTATCTGGTGCGCCATGGTACTGAGGAGCAGAAGAAGAAATATCTGCCCAAGCTGGTAACGGGTGATCTGGTCAGCGCGATTGCGATGACCGAGCCGGGTGTCGGCTCCGACCTGCAGAGCATCACCACCACTGCGCTGAAGGACGGCAATGGTTACCGCATCAATGGGGCGAAAACCTATATCTCCAACGGGCAGACGGCGGACTTCATCATTGTCGTTGCCAAGACCGATCCGAATGAGCGCGCCAAGGGTATCTCTTTGATGTTGCTCGAGACCGAGGGGGCCGAAGGGTTCCAGCGCGGTAAGAAACTGGACAAAATTGGCCTGGATGCGTCAGACACATCGGAGCTGTTTTTCGATGATGTGTTCGTCCCGGCAGAAAACGTTCTGGGCGGCGAAGAGGGCAAAGGCTTCTATCAACTGATGGGCGAGCTGCCGCAGGAACGGTTGATCATCGCGATGCAATCGATGACCGGGATCGAGAAAGCTCTCGAAGTGACGCTGGAATTCGTCAAAGAGCGTAAGGCGTTCGGCCAGACGATCTGGGATTTCCAGAACACGCAATTCGTGCTGGCTGATCTGGCTGCGCGCGGCACGGCGGCGCGGGTTTTTGTCAACCACTGCATCGCCCAGCATCTGGAAGGTAAGCTGGATGTCCCGACTGCATGTATGGCGAAGCATATGGTCACCGAACTGCAAGGCGAAGTCGTCGATAAATGCCTGCAATTCCACGGCGGTGCGGGCTACATCAATGATTATCCTATTGCGCGGATGTTCCGCGACAGCCGGATCACCCGGATTTTTGGCGGGTCGAACGAAGTGATGAAAATGGTCATCGCGCGCTCGCTGTAG
- a CDS encoding alpha/beta fold hydrolase, with translation MELIGPTSQSFISQRTRLHYADWGNQDAPPLILLHGGRDHCRSWDWAAEELRHDWHVICPDVRGHGDSEWNNTGYYPMLGYVYDLTQLIHQLELAPVTIVAHSMGGNIAIRYAGLYPDNVRKLVAIEGLGPSPKRMKELAETPYDGHLRNWFDAKRDASSRLPKRYETFETALDRMHEANSYLSREQAEHLTRHAVIRNEDGTFSWKFDPHLHAWPPENIEDRSVEKLWARITCPTLMIYGNDSWASNPVKDGRIKHFGDNVSVSDYDRAGHWVHHDRFDDFMAEVKAFIG, from the coding sequence ATGGAATTGATCGGACCCACCTCACAAAGCTTCATCTCGCAGCGCACGCGGCTGCATTATGCGGATTGGGGCAATCAGGATGCGCCGCCGCTGATCCTGCTGCATGGCGGGCGCGACCATTGCCGCAGTTGGGATTGGGCAGCAGAGGAGCTGCGCCATGACTGGCATGTGATCTGCCCCGATGTGCGCGGGCACGGCGATAGCGAATGGAACAATACCGGCTATTATCCGATGCTCGGCTATGTCTATGATCTGACACAGCTGATCCACCAATTGGAACTGGCCCCGGTAACAATTGTCGCGCATTCGATGGGCGGCAATATCGCGATCCGCTATGCTGGATTGTATCCCGACAATGTCCGCAAGCTGGTCGCCATCGAAGGCCTCGGCCCCAGCCCCAAGCGGATGAAGGAACTGGCCGAGACGCCCTATGACGGCCATCTGCGCAACTGGTTCGACGCCAAGCGCGACGCCAGCTCGCGCCTGCCCAAGCGCTACGAAACATTCGAAACCGCGCTCGACCGGATGCACGAGGCGAACAGCTATCTCAGCCGCGAACAGGCCGAGCATCTGACTCGCCACGCGGTGATCCGCAACGAAGACGGAACCTTCAGCTGGAAATTCGACCCGCATCTGCACGCCTGGCCGCCGGAAAATATCGAAGACCGCTCGGTCGAGAAATTATGGGCGCGGATCACCTGCCCCACGCTGATGATCTACGGCAATGACAGCTGGGCCTCCAACCCGGTCAAGGATGGCCGGATCAAGCATTTCGGCGATAATGTCAGCGTCAGCGACTACGACCGCGCCGGGCACTGGGTCCACCACGACCGGTTCGACGACTTTATGGCCGAGGTGAAGGCGTTTATTGGGTGA
- a CDS encoding CaiB/BaiF CoA transferase family protein, with protein MSGPLEGIRIVEFAGIGPGPFCGMMLADHGAEVIRIDRASGSRGGSTPLSTKDVLARGRKSIAINLKSDEGVALARKLCASADGIIEGFRPGVMERLGLGPEELLKDNPKLVYGRMTGWGQSGPYSQAAGHDINYIALAGALAHFGRKGEKPTPPINMVGDFGGGGMMLAFGMSSALLNVARGGAGQVIDCAMTDGTAALMGMITGMKNMGVWSEEQGANMLDTGAHFYDTYETADGKFVSIGSIEPQFYAELRRLAGLEEDATFDAQHDRAAWPELKAKLEALFKTKTRAEWNAIMEHTDVCYAPVLTMTEAAQHPHNVARETFVEVAGDMQPAPAPRYSGTATGKPAPAPLPGDDTDAILESLGMDADETKALRDAGTVT; from the coding sequence ATGTCCGGTCCGCTTGAGGGAATTCGTATCGTGGAATTTGCCGGAATCGGACCTGGCCCGTTCTGCGGTATGATGCTGGCCGATCACGGCGCCGAAGTAATCCGTATCGACCGCGCTTCGGGCAGTCGTGGCGGCTCCACTCCGCTCAGCACCAAGGATGTGCTGGCGCGTGGTCGCAAGAGTATCGCGATCAATCTCAAGTCGGATGAAGGCGTTGCCTTGGCGCGCAAACTCTGCGCGAGTGCGGATGGTATCATCGAAGGTTTCCGTCCTGGTGTTATGGAGCGGCTGGGCCTGGGGCCGGAGGAACTGCTCAAGGACAATCCCAAGCTGGTCTATGGCCGGATGACGGGCTGGGGGCAGAGTGGTCCATATTCGCAAGCGGCTGGCCACGACATCAACTATATTGCTCTGGCTGGCGCGCTGGCCCATTTCGGGCGCAAGGGTGAGAAGCCGACCCCGCCGATCAATATGGTTGGCGACTTTGGCGGCGGCGGAATGATGCTGGCATTTGGCATGTCGTCTGCTCTGCTTAATGTTGCACGCGGCGGTGCAGGGCAGGTCATCGACTGCGCTATGACTGACGGTACTGCCGCGCTGATGGGCATGATTACCGGCATGAAAAATATGGGCGTCTGGTCGGAAGAGCAGGGCGCCAATATGCTCGATACCGGCGCGCATTTTTACGACACATATGAGACTGCGGACGGGAAATTTGTATCCATTGGCAGCATTGAACCGCAATTCTACGCCGAACTGCGCCGCCTTGCCGGATTGGAGGAGGATGCAACGTTCGATGCCCAGCATGACCGCGCCGCTTGGCCCGAATTGAAGGCCAAATTGGAAGCCCTGTTCAAAACCAAAACTCGCGCCGAATGGAACGCGATTATGGAGCATACCGACGTATGCTACGCCCCCGTTCTGACAATGACCGAGGCGGCGCAGCATCCGCACAATGTCGCGCGCGAGACCTTCGTCGAAGTGGCCGGAGATATGCAACCCGCACCCGCACCACGTTACAGCGGAACGGCGACGGGCAAACCCGCACCAGCCCCGCTGCCCGGTGACGACACCGATGCGATTTTGGAGTCGCTCGGGATGGACGCTGATGAAACCAAGGCACTGCGTGACGCCGGGACTGTGACTTAA